Proteins encoded within one genomic window of Sebastes fasciatus isolate fSebFas1 chromosome 18, fSebFas1.pri, whole genome shotgun sequence:
- the ppil6 gene encoding putative inactive peptidyl-prolyl cis-trans isomerase-like 6 gives MDSKTQLEIVGLIKDHNFCVASSIAEGLKQKFPEAFLDPKIQPLLECDWHTYLSHKKRELRGEVWQYSSSLMCFLNGLLLGNEKDLADWAENQWSFSLTQPQAFYVALTEDGYTKHLQNTGHQFVFMDIEIAGEAVGRLMFELFSDVCPKTSENFQALCTGERGMSQSGFPLCYKGSVFHRVVPNGWLQGGDISPERRGDGGESIYGPTFEDECFAVSHTRRGTLGMANKGPHSNGSQFYITLQPAPWMDRTYVAFGHVVEGVDVLERLEGAPTLIERPKYDCKVTGCGAFKF, from the exons ATGGACTCAAAAACACAACTAGAAATTGTCGGCTTAATTAAAGACCATAATTTCTGTGTTGCCAGTAGTATAGCCGAG GGACTAAAACAGAAGTTTCCTGAAGCATTTCTGGATCCAAAAATTCAACCACTACTCGAATGTGACTGGCACACATATCTGTCTCACAAGAAAAGG GAGCTGCGTGGTGAAGTGTGGCAGTACTCCAGCAGTCTGATGTGCTTTCTGAACGGCCTTCTCCTCGGTAATGAGAAGGATCTCGCCGACTGGGCCGAGAATCAGTGGAGCTTCTCTCTCACTCAGCCGCAGGCTTTCTACGTGGCTCTCACTGAGGACGGCTACACCAAACACCTCCAGAACACCGGG catCAGTTTGTCTTCATGGACATTGAGATAGCAGGAGAGGCAGTGGGGAGGTTGATGTTTGAG CTGTTCTCAGATGTCTGTCCAAAGACATCAGAGAACTTCCAGGCTCTGTGCACAGGAGAGCGAGGTATGTCACAGAGCGGCTTCCCACTTTGCTACAAGGGCTCTGTGTTTCATCGTGTGGTGCCCAACGGCTGGCTGCAAGGAGGAG ATATTTCtccagagaggagaggtgatGGAGGGGAGTCAATCTATGGACCGACGTTTgaag ATGAGTGCTTTGCCGTGTCCCACACTAGACGAGGCACTCTAGGAATGGCCAATAAGGGTCCCCACAGCAATGGATCCCAGTTCTACATCACCCTGCAGCCAGCACCCTGGATGGACAGGACCTATGTTGCCTTTGG TCATGTGGTTGAAGGTGTCGACGTCCTCGAGAGATTAGAAGGAGCTCCGACTCTCATTGAAAGACCCAAGTATGATTGTAAAGTTACAGGTTGTGGAGCGTTTAAGTTTTAA
- the cd164 gene encoding sialomucin core protein 24 isoform X1 translates to MYSKVVFISVVLALIGASTAADSDGCSSLSCDTCGNTPDCQWVNCTTLPAGCHNMTVMPESEICSNASCSAAEPTTVPIVPVTAPKSTPATSSPTSVVTTTSTNSSSAQPTTGNGTIISTPTPTTSGNISISTSTAPSNSSVPISTSTTPVAPSPAPSKNTFDAASFIGGIVLVLGLQAVIFFLYKFCKSKDRNYHTL, encoded by the exons ATGTACTCGAAGGTGGTGTTTATCTCTGTAGTTCTGGCTCTGATCGGAGCATCAACAGCTGCAGACTCAG ATGGATGTTCCTCTCTGTCGTGTGATACATGTGGAAATACTCCTGACTGCCAGTGGGTGAACTGCACAACAT TACCTGCTGGCTGTCACAACATGACTGTTATGCCAGAAAGCGAGATCTGCAGCAACGCTAGCTGCTCAG CTGCTGAACCCACAACAGTCCCAATTGTCCCTGTGACTGCTCCCAAATCCACTCCCGCTACATCCTCCCCTACCTCTGTtgtcaccaccacctccactaaCAGCAGCAGCGCTCAGCCCACCACAG GCAATGGAACTATTAtttccacccccacccccactaCCAGTGGTaacatctccatctccacctccacgGCTCCATCAAATTCTTCAG TTCCAATCAGCACAAGCACCACACCAGTTGCCCCGTCTCCTGCCCCTAGCAAGAACACCTTCGACGCTGCGAGCTTCATCGGTGGAATAGTGCTGGTCCTGGGCCTGCAGGCCgtcatcttcttcctctacaAGTTCTGCAAGTCCAAGGACCGCAACTACCACACCCTTTGA
- the cd164 gene encoding sialomucin core protein 24 isoform X2, whose amino-acid sequence MYSKVVFISVVLALIGASTAADSDGCSSLSCDTCGNTPDCQWVNCTTLPAGCHNMTVMPESEICSNASCSGNGTIISTPTPTTSGNISISTSTAPSNSSVPISTSTTPVAPSPAPSKNTFDAASFIGGIVLVLGLQAVIFFLYKFCKSKDRNYHTL is encoded by the exons ATGTACTCGAAGGTGGTGTTTATCTCTGTAGTTCTGGCTCTGATCGGAGCATCAACAGCTGCAGACTCAG ATGGATGTTCCTCTCTGTCGTGTGATACATGTGGAAATACTCCTGACTGCCAGTGGGTGAACTGCACAACAT TACCTGCTGGCTGTCACAACATGACTGTTATGCCAGAAAGCGAGATCTGCAGCAACGCTAGCTGCTCAG GCAATGGAACTATTAtttccacccccacccccactaCCAGTGGTaacatctccatctccacctccacgGCTCCATCAAATTCTTCAG TTCCAATCAGCACAAGCACCACACCAGTTGCCCCGTCTCCTGCCCCTAGCAAGAACACCTTCGACGCTGCGAGCTTCATCGGTGGAATAGTGCTGGTCCTGGGCCTGCAGGCCgtcatcttcttcctctacaAGTTCTGCAAGTCCAAGGACCGCAACTACCACACCCTTTGA